One genomic window of Salirhabdus salicampi includes the following:
- the ppaX gene encoding pyrophosphatase PpaX yields MSIRTILFDLDETLIDTNELIISSFEHTLQHFRPNEFKREDILQFIGPPLADTFKQVAPDKIDDMIEVYRAHNLEHHDELVTPFDGVVDTIKQLKEEGYQLGIVTTKIKSTAIRGLEVTGLAPYFNVIIGLDDVTNAKPDPEPVNKGMAAFGAKPEETMMIGDNHHDILSGQNAGTKTAGVAWTIKGRETLEKLNPTYMLDHISDLRKILRK; encoded by the coding sequence ATGAGCATTCGTACAATTCTCTTTGATTTAGATGAAACATTAATTGACACGAACGAACTAATTATTTCTTCATTTGAGCATACGTTACAACATTTTCGACCGAATGAGTTTAAGCGTGAGGACATTTTACAATTTATCGGTCCTCCGTTAGCGGATACGTTTAAACAAGTTGCACCTGACAAAATTGATGACATGATTGAAGTATATCGTGCGCATAATCTCGAGCATCATGACGAACTAGTCACTCCGTTTGATGGGGTGGTAGACACGATTAAACAGTTGAAAGAAGAAGGTTACCAACTAGGAATTGTAACAACGAAAATTAAAAGTACAGCTATACGTGGACTAGAAGTAACCGGCCTTGCTCCGTATTTTAATGTGATTATTGGACTTGATGATGTGACAAACGCAAAGCCTGATCCAGAGCCAGTAAATAAAGGGATGGCAGCATTCGGAGCTAAACCTGAGGAAACAATGATGATTGGAGACAATCACCACGACATTTTATCTGGTCAAAACGCTGGCACAAAAACAGCAGGAGTTGCTTGGACGATTAAGGGGCGGGAAACGTTAGAAAAACTAAATCCTACTTACATGCTCGATCATATAAGTGATTTGCGGAAAATATTGAGGAAGTGA
- a CDS encoding acyltransferase: MRKTKRYRVHGPNSLWHVYKTVPFFKVIKNFLVIQIARYTPILSWKNWMYRKLLKMEVGKHASFALMVMLDIMFPEKISVGRNTVIGYNTTILAHEYLIKEYRLGEVVIGDDVMIGANSTILPGVTVGDGAIVSAGTLVHKDVPKGCFVGGNPMRIIYNEEEMEQRRREDTFLEKL, translated from the coding sequence ATGCGGAAAACGAAGCGTTATCGGGTACACGGCCCGAATTCCTTATGGCATGTATATAAAACCGTTCCGTTTTTCAAAGTGATAAAAAACTTTCTCGTCATTCAAATTGCCCGGTATACCCCTATTCTGTCATGGAAAAATTGGATGTACCGAAAGTTGTTGAAAATGGAGGTCGGGAAGCATGCATCGTTCGCCCTTATGGTGATGTTGGATATTATGTTTCCCGAGAAAATCTCAGTAGGGCGGAATACGGTAATCGGTTATAATACGACAATCCTAGCCCACGAATATTTAATTAAAGAGTACCGTCTTGGTGAGGTCGTCATAGGGGATGACGTAATGATTGGTGCAAACTCTACGATATTACCTGGTGTTACAGTAGGAGATGGGGCTATTGTTTCAGCAGGTACCCTAGTACATAAAGATGTCCCTAAAGGTTGCTTTGTCGGTGGAAACCCGATGCGAATTATTTATAATGAGGAAGAAATGGAACAACGAAGAAGAGAAGATACATTTTTGGAAAAATTGTAA
- a CDS encoding glycerol-3-phosphate responsive antiterminator, giving the protein MSLPSGILPAVRNMKDFERLLASDHEYLIFLETRIAQLFDLVKYAKKSNKKVLIHTDLVQGLKADEHGLEYLIRKIKPEGVISTRGNIITAAKKHNIIAVQRLFLLDSHALEQNLKIINKVRPDYIEVLPGLMPGLIQEIYEKTNLPIITGGLIRSEVDVQCALDAGAVAVTTSTTDLWRLK; this is encoded by the coding sequence ATGTCTTTACCATCTGGTATTTTGCCGGCAGTTCGAAATATGAAAGACTTTGAAAGATTGTTAGCCAGTGATCACGAATATCTCATCTTCTTAGAAACGAGGATTGCCCAGTTATTTGACCTCGTGAAATATGCGAAAAAAAGTAATAAAAAGGTTCTCATACATACAGATTTAGTACAAGGATTAAAGGCAGACGAGCATGGTCTAGAATATTTAATACGGAAAATAAAACCTGAAGGGGTTATTTCCACACGAGGGAACATCATAACGGCGGCTAAAAAACATAACATTATAGCGGTTCAACGTCTCTTTTTGCTAGATAGTCATGCACTTGAACAAAACTTAAAAATCATTAATAAAGTAAGACCCGACTATATCGAAGTCTTACCCGGATTAATGCCAGGACTGATTCAAGAAATCTATGAAAAAACGAATTTACCGATTATTACAGGTGGATTAATACGGTCAGAAGTAGATGTGCAATGTGCTTTAGATGCTGGTGCTGTTGCGGTGACAACATCAACAACAGATTTATGGAGGCTAAAATAA
- a CDS encoding MIP/aquaporin family protein: MAEFLAEVIGTMILIIFGGGVVAGVVLKNSKAEGAGWVVITFGWGLAVAMAVYAVGQFSGAHINPAVTIGLASIGEFPWEKVPVYVTAQMIGAFIGAVVVFFHYLPHWNKTDDQGLKLAVFSTDPAVRSPLSNFVSEYIGTFILLLGILFIGANEFTEGLNPFIIGFLIVAIGMSLGGTTGYAINPARDLGPRIAHAVLPIPGKGSSDWGYAGIPVVGPVLGGVYGSLFYQAVFAGNATVFFWIFTAFTVVLFVGAANSELKKQSDVSVSATESA, translated from the coding sequence ATGGCTGAATTTTTAGCTGAAGTCATTGGTACGATGATTTTAATTATTTTCGGGGGCGGTGTTGTAGCAGGTGTCGTCTTAAAGAACTCGAAAGCAGAAGGTGCTGGCTGGGTTGTTATTACATTTGGGTGGGGTCTTGCCGTTGCGATGGCCGTTTATGCAGTTGGTCAATTTTCAGGGGCACACATTAATCCAGCGGTAACAATTGGATTAGCATCAATAGGGGAATTTCCGTGGGAGAAAGTTCCTGTATATGTAACGGCACAAATGATTGGGGCGTTTATCGGGGCTGTCGTTGTATTCTTTCACTACTTACCTCATTGGAATAAGACGGATGATCAAGGTTTAAAGCTGGCAGTATTCTCAACAGACCCTGCTGTTCGTAGCCCACTATCAAACTTTGTAAGTGAGTATATTGGTACATTTATTTTACTACTCGGAATTTTGTTTATCGGGGCGAATGAATTTACTGAAGGGTTAAATCCATTTATTATCGGTTTCTTAATTGTTGCAATCGGTATGTCCCTAGGTGGAACGACTGGTTACGCGATTAATCCAGCCCGTGATCTTGGACCTCGAATTGCACACGCAGTATTACCGATTCCTGGAAAAGGCTCATCTGATTGGGGTTATGCAGGAATACCGGTTGTAGGACCTGTGTTAGGTGGAGTGTATGGTTCATTATTCTATCAAGCAGTATTTGCAGGGAATGCGACAGTATTTTTCTGGATCTTTACAGCATTCACTGTTGTGCTATTTGTAGGGGCTGCGAATTCAGAGTTGAAAAAGCAAAGTGATGTTTCCGTTAGTGCAACAGAAAGTGCATAA
- the glpK gene encoding glycerol kinase GlpK — MGKYILALDQGTTSSRAILFNHDGEIVETAQKEFEQFFPKPGWVEHDAEEIWTSILACISEVLRKADANPTDVAGIGITNQRETTVVWDKHTGKPVYKALVWQSRQTADICNELNNQGYGDLFREKTGLLIDAYFSGTKVKWVLDNVEGAREKANNGDLLFGTIDTWLVYKLSGGKAHVTDYSNASRTLMFNIYDLQWDDELLDILTVPKNMLPEVRQSSEVYAKTVDYHFFGHEVPIAGIAGDQQAALFGQACFETGMAKNTYGTGCFMLMNTGDKGVPSKHGLLTTLAWGIDGKVEYALEGSIFVAGSAIQWLRDGLRLIESAPETEGLATSVDSTDGVYLVPAFVGLGTPYWDSDARGAVFGLTRGTTKEHFVRATLESLTYQTRDVLDAMEADSGIDLKTLRVDGGAVKNNFLMQFQSDILGVPVDRPVVQETTALGAAYLAGLAVGYWKDKEEIAKQWKNERTFTNELSEEKRNELYDGWKKAVKATREFK; from the coding sequence ATGGGGAAGTATATTTTAGCTTTGGACCAAGGAACTACGAGTTCCCGCGCTATATTGTTTAATCATGATGGTGAAATTGTTGAGACGGCTCAAAAGGAATTTGAACAATTTTTTCCGAAGCCAGGTTGGGTAGAACATGATGCGGAAGAAATTTGGACGTCTATCTTAGCGTGTATATCTGAAGTACTACGAAAAGCGGATGCAAATCCAACTGATGTAGCTGGAATCGGTATTACGAACCAGCGTGAAACGACAGTAGTATGGGATAAACATACAGGTAAGCCTGTTTATAAAGCCCTCGTATGGCAGTCACGTCAAACAGCAGACATTTGTAATGAGTTAAATAATCAAGGGTATGGAGACCTGTTCAGAGAAAAAACCGGGTTGTTAATTGATGCTTATTTCTCTGGTACAAAGGTGAAATGGGTTCTCGATAATGTAGAAGGAGCTCGTGAAAAAGCAAATAACGGTGATCTCCTATTTGGAACAATTGATACGTGGTTAGTTTATAAGCTGTCAGGCGGAAAAGCCCACGTGACAGATTATTCGAACGCGTCCCGTACATTAATGTTTAATATTTATGATTTGCAGTGGGATGATGAACTTCTAGATATCCTAACCGTACCGAAAAATATGCTACCAGAAGTTCGTCAGTCATCTGAAGTATATGCGAAAACAGTAGATTACCATTTCTTTGGGCATGAAGTTCCGATTGCCGGTATTGCAGGGGACCAACAGGCGGCACTGTTCGGGCAAGCGTGTTTTGAAACCGGTATGGCGAAGAACACTTACGGAACGGGATGTTTCATGTTAATGAATACAGGAGATAAAGGAGTACCTTCGAAACACGGTCTTCTTACAACGTTAGCATGGGGAATTGATGGAAAAGTTGAATACGCTCTAGAAGGAAGTATTTTCGTAGCCGGTTCAGCAATTCAGTGGTTACGTGACGGGTTACGCCTCATTGAAAGTGCACCAGAAACAGAGGGATTAGCTACTTCTGTTGATTCTACAGATGGTGTTTACTTAGTTCCAGCTTTTGTAGGACTTGGAACACCATACTGGGATAGTGATGCACGGGGAGCAGTATTCGGATTAACACGTGGTACTACAAAGGAACATTTTGTACGTGCTACATTAGAATCACTTACGTACCAGACGAGAGATGTGTTGGATGCTATGGAAGCAGATTCTGGTATAGACTTAAAAACTTTGCGTGTAGACGGTGGAGCCGTTAAAAATAACTTCCTCATGCAGTTTCAAAGTGATATCTTAGGAGTTCCTGTAGATCGTCCAGTCGTTCAAGAAACAACAGCACTAGGGGCTGCTTACCTTGCAGGCCTTGCTGTTGGCTATTGGAAAGACAAAGAAGAAATTGCAAAACAGTGGAAAAACGAACGAACATTTACGAACGAACTGTCTGAAGAAAAACGTAATGAACTATATGACGGCTGGAAAAAAGCTGTTAAGGCAACAAGGGAATTCAAATAA
- a CDS encoding glycerol-3-phosphate dehydrogenase/oxidase: protein MVFSSFKRKEIYQSMKEKQLDVLIIGGGITGSGIALDAVTRGMSAAVVEMQDFGAGTSSRSTKLVHGGLRYLKQFEVKMVAEVGKERAIVYENAPHVTTPEWMMLPFFKGGTFGPLSTNIGLRIYDFLAGVKKAERRKMFNRYEALKREPLLRQEGLKGAGYYVEYKTDDARLTLEVIKKAVEKGAKALNYTKVERLLYEHGNLVGVEVKDQIDGSRHHIYAKKVINAAGPWVDTLREKDQSKQGKTLHLTKGIHLVFDGERFPLKQAIYFDTPDGRMAFAIPRDGKTYVGTTDTTYKGDIGNPKMTTADRNYVLEAINFMFPNVNITPEDVESSWAGLRPLIHEEGKDPSDISRKDEIFISNSGLISIAGGKLTGFRKMAENVIDLVAEQLYKEEGKQYPDSQTKHMALSGGEVGGSEGYRTFYQEQVEAGIQLGLTEESAMELTKRYGGNVVKVYERLKEGKDTVEKEGLDPVVYATLTYALEEELIYKPVDYFIRRTGALFFNIQWVQNQKQSVIRYLAKVLKWTDEQKQNYTEELDQLIYDAVHPVEKD from the coding sequence ATGGTTTTTTCCAGTTTCAAACGTAAGGAAATATATCAATCTATGAAAGAAAAACAGCTTGACGTCCTCATTATCGGTGGAGGCATAACCGGTTCCGGTATTGCATTAGATGCAGTTACCCGTGGAATGTCAGCAGCTGTTGTAGAGATGCAAGATTTTGGAGCAGGAACATCAAGTCGTTCTACGAAACTTGTACACGGTGGACTGAGATATTTAAAACAGTTTGAAGTGAAAATGGTCGCAGAAGTTGGGAAGGAGCGAGCAATCGTTTATGAAAACGCTCCTCATGTAACAACACCAGAATGGATGATGCTTCCATTTTTCAAAGGCGGAACGTTTGGACCATTGTCTACAAATATCGGTCTTAGGATCTACGATTTTCTGGCAGGGGTGAAGAAAGCGGAACGACGGAAAATGTTTAATCGTTATGAGGCTTTAAAGCGGGAACCACTTTTGAGGCAAGAGGGATTAAAAGGTGCGGGTTATTATGTAGAATATAAAACAGACGATGCCCGTCTAACATTAGAAGTGATAAAAAAGGCAGTAGAAAAAGGAGCGAAAGCTTTAAACTATACAAAAGTAGAACGCTTATTATATGAACATGGAAACCTTGTTGGGGTTGAAGTTAAGGATCAAATTGACGGATCACGCCACCATATATATGCGAAAAAGGTTATTAACGCAGCTGGTCCTTGGGTTGATACGCTTAGAGAAAAAGACCAATCAAAACAGGGAAAAACATTACACTTAACAAAGGGAATCCACCTCGTATTTGATGGAGAACGATTTCCGTTAAAACAGGCAATTTATTTTGACACTCCAGATGGACGAATGGCATTCGCTATTCCACGTGATGGAAAAACATATGTAGGTACAACAGATACAACATATAAAGGGGATATCGGCAATCCGAAAATGACAACGGCTGACAGGAATTATGTATTAGAAGCGATCAATTTTATGTTTCCAAATGTAAATATTACACCTGAAGATGTAGAGTCTAGTTGGGCAGGATTGCGACCTCTCATTCATGAGGAGGGTAAGGACCCTTCAGACATCTCACGGAAAGATGAAATTTTTATCTCAAATTCAGGGCTTATCTCGATTGCAGGAGGTAAACTGACAGGCTTCCGAAAGATGGCGGAAAACGTTATTGATCTAGTTGCAGAACAGTTGTATAAGGAGGAAGGAAAGCAATATCCAGACTCTCAAACAAAACATATGGCTCTATCAGGAGGGGAAGTCGGTGGATCAGAAGGATATCGAACGTTTTATCAGGAACAGGTTGAGGCAGGGATACAGCTTGGTTTAACAGAAGAATCGGCGATGGAACTAACGAAACGATACGGTGGCAATGTTGTAAAAGTTTATGAACGGCTCAAGGAGGGCAAAGATACGGTTGAAAAAGAAGGGCTAGACCCTGTTGTCTATGCAACTTTAACATATGCTCTAGAAGAAGAACTTATCTATAAACCTGTTGATTACTTTATACGGAGAACAGGTGCACTTTTCTTTAATATTCAATGGGTACAGAACCAGAAACAATCTGTCATCCGCTATTTAGCAAAGGTGTTAAAGTGGACTGATGAACAAAAGCAGAATTATACAGAAGAGTTGGACCAACTTATCTATGATGCAGTGCATCCTGTAGAAAAGGATTAA
- a CDS encoding penicillin-binding transpeptidase domain-containing protein, with protein sequence MKRRVICLLIFGSIFALSACKDDEVMPSDRFEEYVELWNEHQFSQMYESYLAEEAKQQYTEEDMVQRYEKIYGDLVEEVHVTFESPTEEEIEKDQIEITYPFHVEMETVAGTYSFDHEAILKKEGNEDELSWYVDWNPSYIFPQLEDGDTVHLRTNRGPRGQIFDRNGKGLAINDTLYNIGIVPKELGEQEEDIKEQLSNLLNVDVSYIDRQLNQNWVKPNLFVPIQTVNPGDEELLSKLFALPGVLKSDVRGRVYPEGEAATHLVGYTGDITAEELEKRNGEGYKQGDVIGKRGLELLYENELRGKNGAEIYIDKGNDKVTVVKRQPEKGKDLHLTIDANIQQELYKELAGEKGSTVAIDPRTGEALALVSTPSFDANLLTSTYYLKLLHDEENPLLNRFTNPYSPGSTFKPVTAAIALANDVISPEETFDIQGLTWQKNGSWGDYEIRRVTDPGKPVNLEDALMYSDNIYFGQTAVNIANETMVDGLQQFGFQQKIPFEYPLPQSKISNNGDLANEVLRADSGYGQGQIQVSLLHLATMYTPFVNNGDLVQPYLMKDGERQVWHENVLSSEHANLINDYLRTVIADPNGTGNVADLSSVPLAGKTGTAELKQTQNEEGGQENGLFVAYESDNPSILITMLIENVEDKGGSRYVAEKVKNVYEAIY encoded by the coding sequence TTGAAACGACGGGTTATATGTTTGCTCATATTCGGGTCAATCTTCGCTCTTTCAGCATGTAAAGACGATGAAGTGATGCCAAGTGACCGCTTCGAAGAATACGTCGAGTTATGGAATGAACATCAATTTAGCCAAATGTACGAAAGCTACCTAGCTGAGGAAGCAAAGCAACAATATACAGAGGAAGATATGGTGCAACGATATGAAAAGATATATGGAGACTTAGTTGAAGAAGTGCACGTAACCTTTGAATCTCCAACTGAAGAAGAAATAGAAAAGGACCAAATTGAAATTACCTATCCTTTTCACGTAGAAATGGAAACTGTTGCGGGGACCTACTCCTTTGACCATGAAGCAATCTTAAAAAAAGAAGGAAACGAAGATGAACTAAGTTGGTATGTGGACTGGAACCCCAGTTATATATTCCCTCAATTAGAGGACGGAGACACTGTTCACCTCCGAACAAATCGAGGACCTCGTGGACAAATCTTCGATCGTAACGGAAAAGGGCTAGCCATTAATGACACATTATATAATATTGGAATCGTTCCGAAAGAGTTAGGAGAGCAAGAGGAAGACATTAAAGAACAACTATCAAACCTTTTAAATGTGGACGTTTCCTATATTGACCGCCAGTTAAACCAAAATTGGGTCAAGCCGAATTTGTTTGTACCCATTCAAACCGTTAACCCTGGAGATGAAGAGTTATTAAGTAAATTATTTGCTTTACCAGGGGTTTTAAAAAGCGACGTTCGCGGCCGGGTATACCCCGAGGGAGAAGCCGCTACCCACTTAGTGGGCTACACAGGGGACATAACAGCTGAAGAACTCGAAAAACGTAATGGTGAGGGGTATAAACAAGGTGATGTCATTGGGAAAAGGGGATTAGAACTTCTCTACGAAAATGAGTTACGAGGCAAAAATGGTGCTGAAATTTATATTGATAAAGGCAATGATAAGGTTACTGTCGTAAAAAGGCAGCCCGAAAAAGGAAAAGATCTTCACTTAACCATTGATGCAAATATTCAACAAGAGCTCTATAAAGAATTGGCAGGAGAAAAAGGATCAACTGTCGCCATTGACCCACGAACAGGTGAAGCGTTAGCACTCGTAAGTACACCATCGTTTGATGCTAACTTATTAACTTCGACCTACTATTTGAAATTATTACATGATGAGGAGAACCCTCTTTTAAACCGGTTTACCAATCCATACTCACCAGGATCAACCTTTAAACCAGTAACAGCCGCGATTGCCTTAGCGAACGATGTCATTTCCCCTGAAGAAACCTTTGATATTCAAGGATTGACATGGCAAAAAAATGGATCATGGGGAGATTATGAGATTCGACGTGTAACAGACCCAGGAAAACCGGTTAATTTAGAAGATGCCCTCATGTATTCTGATAACATTTATTTCGGTCAAACAGCAGTTAATATCGCAAACGAAACAATGGTAGATGGACTGCAACAATTTGGTTTTCAACAGAAGATTCCGTTTGAATACCCACTCCCCCAATCAAAAATTTCGAACAATGGGGATTTAGCAAATGAAGTATTACGGGCAGATAGTGGCTATGGTCAAGGTCAAATCCAAGTCAGTTTACTTCACTTAGCGACAATGTATACCCCATTTGTAAACAATGGGGATCTGGTGCAACCATACTTAATGAAGGATGGAGAACGACAAGTATGGCATGAAAATGTCTTATCCTCAGAGCATGCGAACTTAATAAACGATTACTTACGGACAGTAATAGCAGATCCCAACGGAACAGGAAATGTCGCCGACCTTTCATCTGTACCTCTCGCAGGAAAAACAGGTACCGCTGAATTAAAACAAACTCAGAACGAAGAAGGGGGACAAGAAAACGGCCTATTTGTTGCTTATGAGAGCGATAATCCTAGCATCCTGATTACGATGCTTATTGAAAATGTTGAAGACAAAGGTGGAAGCCGCTACGTTGCAGAAAAAGTGAAAAATGTATACGAGGCAATTTATTAA
- a CDS encoding tetratricopeptide repeat protein — MNDYKGLVDNVYKPNIVPFLVEGEFYYSIGVKAFQKHEFNKAQKWLKRAVELSPDNPLYQCQLSVLYTELGSYHKANQILAEVMTKHGHEYVDCYYLIANNYAHLGLFKDAQTNIELYLAQAPKGEFSKEAKQLLEVLELYNEESDDEWKLDDEDDLLAYQETAFYHIEHEEWEQALVLLEEVMALYPDYKTAKHDYAFSLFFSGDEEEAIKLEEEWLERDRHSFHSQLNLALFYYYQNKKELCNAYIEPFRNVYPIHEQPKLKLAVTFAQTGRYEEAYRRFKSLGKGVVKGHLSYFKWYSIATYRIGMPAKALEIWEDGCKRHPYLANHDGPWKDDTKKRF, encoded by the coding sequence TTGAATGATTATAAAGGACTCGTAGATAATGTATATAAGCCGAATATTGTCCCTTTCTTAGTTGAAGGCGAATTTTATTATTCAATCGGAGTGAAAGCTTTTCAAAAGCATGAATTTAATAAAGCACAAAAGTGGTTAAAACGCGCAGTAGAACTTTCGCCTGATAATCCATTATATCAATGTCAACTATCCGTACTTTATACAGAGTTAGGTTCCTACCATAAAGCAAATCAAATCTTAGCAGAAGTTATGACGAAACATGGCCATGAATATGTAGATTGTTATTATTTAATTGCAAATAATTATGCACATCTAGGCCTGTTTAAAGACGCGCAAACGAATATTGAACTATATTTAGCTCAGGCACCAAAAGGTGAATTTTCAAAAGAAGCAAAGCAGTTGTTAGAAGTACTTGAGCTATATAATGAAGAAAGTGACGATGAATGGAAATTAGATGACGAGGATGACCTGTTAGCTTATCAAGAGACCGCTTTTTACCATATTGAACATGAAGAGTGGGAGCAGGCTTTGGTTTTACTTGAAGAAGTGATGGCCCTTTATCCAGACTACAAAACGGCAAAACATGATTATGCGTTTTCGTTATTTTTCTCTGGAGATGAGGAAGAAGCGATTAAGCTGGAAGAAGAATGGCTGGAACGAGATCGTCACTCATTTCATAGTCAGCTAAATTTGGCTTTGTTTTATTATTATCAAAATAAAAAGGAACTATGTAATGCTTACATAGAACCTTTTCGAAATGTCTATCCTATTCATGAACAACCAAAATTAAAATTAGCCGTGACCTTTGCTCAAACAGGACGTTATGAAGAAGCTTACCGTCGTTTTAAATCACTTGGAAAGGGAGTCGTCAAAGGACATCTATCTTATTTTAAATGGTACAGCATTGCTACTTATCGAATAGGGATGCCAGCAAAGGCGTTGGAAATTTGGGAGGATGGTTGTAAACGACATCCATACTTAGCAAATCACGATGGCCCTTGGAAAGATGATACCAAAAAACGTTTTTGA
- the trxB gene encoding thioredoxin-disulfide reductase, translated as MAEDKIYDVIIAGAGPAGMTAAVYTSRANLDTLMLERGIPGGQMANTEDIENYPGYDHILGPDLSNKMFEHAKKFGAEYAYGDIKEVKDGKEYKTVVAGNKEYKTRAVIITTGAKYKKLGIPGEEELGGRGVSYCAVCDGAFFRDKELIVVGGGDSAVEEGVYLTRFAKKVTIVHRRDELRAQKILQQRAFDHEKVDFIWNTVVKSINEKDGKVGSVTLYDKAEDKEYEKETDGVFVYIGMEPLSEPFKSLGITNEEGYIPTDENMQTNVRGVFAAGDIREKHLRQIVTATGDGSIAAQSAQQYIENLLEELKVKQ; from the coding sequence ATGGCAGAGGATAAGATTTATGACGTAATCATTGCTGGAGCAGGCCCTGCCGGAATGACAGCAGCTGTCTATACATCTAGGGCAAACCTAGATACGTTAATGCTAGAGCGTGGAATTCCAGGCGGACAAATGGCAAACACGGAAGATATTGAAAACTACCCTGGCTATGATCATATTCTTGGACCAGATTTATCAAACAAAATGTTCGAACATGCGAAAAAATTTGGTGCCGAATATGCTTACGGTGATATAAAAGAGGTTAAGGATGGCAAGGAATATAAAACAGTTGTGGCTGGCAACAAAGAATATAAAACACGTGCAGTCATTATTACTACTGGTGCGAAATATAAGAAACTAGGTATTCCGGGAGAAGAAGAACTAGGTGGCCGTGGTGTCTCCTACTGTGCAGTATGTGATGGAGCTTTCTTTAGAGATAAAGAACTAATTGTTGTGGGTGGAGGAGACTCTGCAGTTGAAGAAGGTGTATATTTAACTCGTTTTGCAAAAAAAGTGACAATCGTACACCGTCGTGATGAGCTTCGCGCCCAAAAAATACTTCAACAAAGAGCTTTTGATCATGAAAAGGTTGATTTCATTTGGAATACTGTCGTGAAGTCCATTAATGAGAAAGATGGAAAAGTAGGCAGTGTAACGCTTTATGATAAAGCGGAAGATAAAGAGTATGAAAAAGAAACAGATGGAGTCTTCGTATATATTGGAATGGAACCGTTAAGTGAACCATTCAAGAGCCTTGGAATTACGAATGAAGAAGGTTACATCCCAACAGATGAAAATATGCAGACAAACGTTCGGGGTGTGTTTGCAGCAGGAGATATCCGTGAAAAACACCTTCGTCAAATCGTTACAGCTACAGGAGACGGAAGTATTGCAGCCCAATCTGCACAGCAGTACATCGAAAATCTATTAGAAGAGTTAAAAGTAAAACAATAA
- a CDS encoding NUDIX hydrolase, which yields MQRITNCILKQGNEILMLKKPRRDWYCAPGGKMEPGEHIRGSVTREFQEETGLTLLHPELRGVFTFVIKEDGQQFKEWMMFTFYCESSEGERLDVSQEGELEWVPVSEVLQKDMAEGDRHIFQHVLTSNEIIYGTFTYTTDFTLLSVELDINGV from the coding sequence ATGCAGCGGATAACGAATTGTATTTTAAAACAAGGTAATGAAATTTTAATGTTAAAAAAACCTCGAAGAGACTGGTACTGCGCACCTGGTGGAAAAATGGAACCAGGTGAGCATATTCGTGGGTCAGTCACGAGAGAGTTTCAAGAGGAGACTGGTTTAACATTGCTACACCCTGAATTAAGAGGGGTCTTTACGTTTGTCATCAAAGAGGATGGGCAACAATTTAAGGAATGGATGATGTTCACGTTTTATTGTGAATCAAGTGAAGGCGAACGATTGGATGTATCACAAGAAGGGGAGCTGGAATGGGTTCCTGTTTCGGAAGTATTGCAAAAAGATATGGCTGAAGGTGATCGTCACATTTTTCAGCACGTCTTAACAAGTAATGAAATCATTTATGGCACGTTTACATATACGACTGACTTTACATTGCTTTCGGTAGAACTAGATATAAATGGAGTTTAG